The genomic segment TATTAAAATATATAGCCTGGACTCGACCTGACTCCTATGAATCAGGGCGGCAACTTTTTGTTGCAAACTGTCCGCCAAATCAACTGCTTGCGGGGTAGCCCTAAAAGCTTCGCAAACCCAATAATTTTGATAACTCATGGCCAGCATTACCAGAAAAACTAAGGGCAGTAAAACCCAAGCGGCAACCTCAAAAAAAACATTTATTGAATAGACCCCGGAAAAAAACAAAAAAAGAGATAACAAATTTGTGTAATGAAAAAGGTTGTCCAACGAATAACTAAAAAAGATTTTTCGATCATAAAAAAATCTAAAGGTGTTTTCCAGAATTATACCCAAAATCACTGCTATCATAGCTATTAAAAAATGCTTCAGAAAAACACTTTCCGAGATAAAGAAGATAAAAAAAATTAAAGAAGAAAAAATGAATAAAAAAGGCGATAATAAAAACCGCCAGAACTTCCTGTTTATTTTCTTTGTTGAAATTAAAAAAGTGGCGCCAAAGACTAGAATCAAAACGAAAGCGCCTAAAATCCAAATCAAACTTGGTTTAGCTAAAATTAGCTCAAAACTGAGCAATACCAAAAGTGAGGTAATAAGAGGAATAATACGGATGAATACGATTGACATAAACTTCATTGTCTCATTGTTACATTGTTAAATTGTTACGATATCACTTGGCCCATCATTCCTCAATACTAAAACAACGAAGCAATGTAACAATTTAACAATCCCACACCAGCCAAAGCCAATAGATAAGCTGATAGTTTACTCCTTTTTCTCTATTCCCACGAGAAACTCGTTAGAGTATATCTGCTCGCCCTTGCCCTCGCCATCTTCATAATACAACGCTATTCGCAAACGACCCGAAAGAGCCCTGGGGTCTCCTTCGCCGCTCTCGCCACATTTTTCTACTCTTTCAAGCAAAACATTGTATATTTTATTCTCATTAATATTTAGGATTTCTTCATTAATAAACTCACTCGCCTTTTCTGGCTCACAGTCTTTAATCTTATAAACTGAACAGTTGTCCGGGCTTTTATAAAAAACGATTTTCGATCCGTCAAATAAAAGTCCAACCCCGCCGCTTAGCCATTCGCTAGTCTCTTCATCATATTCCTCAAGCCGCATGATCACTGGCCGCAGGCAAAGAGAAATCGGGAAACTATAATGTAATTCCTCGGCAACATTTTTTTCTAGATTTAATTTAAGTTCATCGGTGCTCAAGTATTCTTTTTTTTCAGTTTTAATAACCGCTTTCCTGCCGCTAGCAGCGCAAGAATGGTCCAAGCAGGCTGGCTGAGCAACATCTAAAAAGCACTGCTCATCGCATTCTTCACAACGACGTTGGTATCGAGAAACCATTTTCTCTAATTTTCCCTGCTCAAGATTACTATTAAAAAATCCCTGGCAATCAAAACTACAACCAGTGTCAACCCCAATAGAGCAATCAACGGCCAAGTCGCAGTATCTATTTTCGCTGATCTCAATCTGAATTTTCTTGTTTAATTTTTCACACCCGCTAGTCGTGAATGGATATTGCCAATAACCGATAATGATAGCAATAATAATCAATCCTCCTATTACGATGAGAATTTTTTTGGTCATAGGGTGATGTTGAAAAGTTAGAAGCGTGGGATACTATATATTATCTGTAAGGTGACTGCTGGAAAATCCAAGAGTTAATAAAGTAAATACAGTGGTTAATAAAGCTATTGTTAATAAGGTTAATAAAGTGAATAGGGTTAATAAACCTAGTGAATTATTAACTTTATTAACCACTGTATTAACTACTTTATTAACTTTTATCAAGTTCTCTCCAAGATGCGCATCTTCAGATACATATTACCAATTTACGGCTCACTGTCAATGCCTATTCTTTATATCCGGAAAACGCTTTTAAAATTTCTAATGGAATTGTGAAAACAATTGTATTGGATTTATCAGAGCTAATGTCATTGATGGATTGCAGGGTGCGCAAATGCAGAGCTCCGGGACTTTCTGATAGTATTTTGGCGGCCTTGCTCATATTATCCGCGGCTATTACCTCGCCCTCGGCTTTGATTATGACAGCGCGTTTTTCCCGTTCGGCCTCGGCTTGCTTGCCAATGGTTCTTTTCATTTCTTCCGGAAGAGTGACATCTTTAAGATCCACATTATCAACTTTGATGCCCCAAGGATCAGTGGCGACATCAACAATTTCACGGATACGGTTTGAAATTTGGTCGCGATTTGATAATAACTCGTCAAGAGTAACTTCGCCAACAACATTTCTCATGGTTGTCTGGGCTAATTGCGAGACAGCGTAATAAAAATTTTCAACCTCAATTTCCGCCTTGGACGCGTCGCTAACTTTATAATAAATCACGGCATTAACCCGGACCGAGACGTTGTCTCTGGTTATTGCTTCTTGGTCCGGCACATCAACCGCTTTAACGCGCATGTCAACTTTTTTCATGCGCTGAAAAACCGGCCAAACAATTCGCCAGCCAGCGCTTTTTGTGCCGGTGTATCGCCCCATGGTAAACATTACGCCTTTTTCGTACTGATTAATTTGGCGCAAGGAGGCGATAATGAAGACGACTATAGCGATGATGATGTAGTAGGTTGTGGTCATAGGGTTTTATGTTAACAATTAGTAATTGAGTAATTGAGTAATTAAGTAATGTGGTAAATTAGTAATTTTATTGGGCTATATGCTAACTATCAAAACAAACAAAAGGATCCCTAAAATGCACATTGTCAGTAATGAAAATCCGATAGTTATCAAGCTCTGCTTTAACTTCTTTTCAACAAAAAACAAATAAGTGGGATAACCCATAACTAAGAGCGCGGACACGGCAACGCTAAAAACAAAGACGGTTAAAAATAGCATTGGAATTAAAAATGCTTGGTTGTTTGGTTGATGAAAATAATGGTTAATTGCGTTGCCAGCGGAAATGAGAACTAAAATATACAAGACCTCTAAAAGCCCGCCTAAAATGCCATACTTGATATATTTATTTTTTGATTCTTCTTTGTGAAACAAAGACATTTTTGGGTTTGGTTAAATGTTAGTTTATTTGACTAATATTAGCATAAAATAACTAATGTGCTATTAACAAAAAATTACTCCAACATATCACTTGCTTCCCTGCTCCTCTTATATAAATAAATCACCAAATTAATAAAAAAAGCAATAACCACTCCGTAAAGCACTGCCTCGCGAGTCACGTTCTCCCCTTCTCCGAGCCATTTTAAGTAAAAGAGTTTATTCATCCAAGGCGCTTCCTTGGGGTACCACCAAAAAAGAGAATCATCCGGCAGCCAGGGCATTTCTTGTTTAATGCCGGCCAGGACAATCCAAAGCCAGTAGCTCAAACTTTCTAAACCGCCAGCCGCCCAAATACCAAGCATCACTAAATATTTCCAGCCCCACCTGGTTTTCCACATTACCAACAACCCGCTTCCCAGACCAAATAAAACCCCAATAATCAGCATAGGATAGACTAGATTAATATCTTTCCAATACCAAGGAACTGCCAGCCAGTTATTATTATACAAAGCAACGATATTGCCCTTGATTAGGGCGTCGATTGCGCCAAGGAATATGATGTGGAGAAAAGAGATGACGAGAATCATAATTTTAGATAAGTTTGATGGTATGATAGTTCATTATATCAATATAACATATATTATGACATAAATTTCATAAATTTACTGTTCCGCTAAACTACTGGCTTCTATTTCAATCCACCCTTCCTCTTCCTCATCCCATTTGTAAGCATTCATAAATTGCACAACCTCGTCTTCGCTATATACATAATCCACCCGCATATCGGAACCAGCGCGGTTTGAATATAAAGTATGTTTATCTAAAACCTTCGGTTTAGTGGTCCGTTCCAGTTTCATTTTGCCTAAAGGTCCTGTAAATTCAACACGCTCAATTTTGCCTTTGACAGGATTATTATGTTTATCTTGGCCAATTTCAATATCCTCACAGCTAAGTTCTGCTGGAGAAAATTTTTCTTTAACCATTGATATTATGTTTTGCCATCTTTCGTCGTTCATAGATTAGTCACTGGTAATTAGGCACTTGCTATTTTTGTTTTACTGTAGATACAGCCACAATAGTTCTGCCGATAAAATCCCTGCCTATCGGCTGTCTCACACGCACACTTAAATCCGTCGCGCTTTTTAAAATCCGCTTCCAAGAATTTAATGCCGTATTTCTTAACCAATTTTACGCCAATTGGATTAATAATTTCAGCTTTTTTGTGGGGGCTGGTGGTTAGGGTGGTGCCAAAAATATCATATCCTGATGGCAAGGTCAAGGGACCTTGCCTACCTTTTTCTGGATGGGTCAGGTCCCTTGACCTGACCTCGCACGCAAATCTTGCAGTTTCTTCTAATCTCATTGTATAACACTTTATGCATCTTTGTCCACCTTCGGGCTCTGTTTCCAAACCCTTAGTTATCTTGAACCATCTCTCTTTATCATACTCACCCTCAATCATAGGGATACCCAATTTCTTACAGTATTTTTTCACATCAGCTAATCGTCTCTTATATTCTTCCATAGGATGAATGTTGGGATTATAAAAATAACACGCCACCTCGTGCGTGTTTTTTAGTTGCTCAATGACGCCGGCCAGACAAGTGGCGCAACAGGTGTGGAGAAGGATTTTCATAAAAAAACTAAAAAATAACTGTCATCGCGAGGAAACGACGAAAGGAGCGACCGAAGCAATCCCGTAGATTTACTGTGGACATTATTACTTTTCCCTGTCTACAGGATATCATCGGGATTGCTTTGCTCTTTTTTGTCTTTACTATCTGCCTTGTCCTTCTTTTGACAAAGCCGCCATGGCTTGGCATATCCTACTGTCGCTCGCCCAGAACCTAAGCTTAACGCATGGTTCAGGGCTCGCAATGACATTAAGTACCACGCACCAATATATCATTTGCCTTGCCCAATATCATTTTTGAATTTTCATGCGTTGCTCTTTCCACTGCTTTTTCATACGACAACCAAACAAGCTCGCAATGTTCGTGAGAATCCGGTGGAATTGCGGCTTGGTCGGTTTTGCTCTCTACTAAATAATATATTACTTCTTTATGCACGGTCTGTGTTTTGCCAGCTGGTCCTTTTCTCCTAAAAAAATACTCGTCTTTGCTAAGGATATCACCAACAAAAACAACATTTCTTAATCCTGTTTCTTCTTCAACTTCCCGAACCACCGTTACTTTCACTTCTTCGCCAGCTTCAATATGACCCTTGGCAAAGCCCCAATATCCTGGTTCACCCGTGGCTTCGGAAATATAGCGGAGGAGCAAATATTTAATTGTTTCACCGGCGCGATGAAAAATCACGGCACCGGCACTATATTCTTGAGGCACACTTTAATATTTATTATTTATATATTCATTATTTACTATTCAAAAAATTATCGTATTACGTAAATCGTGAATCAAGAAAATTACTCATGTATAATCACTGGCGTCCCAATTTCTGCCCAGTTATATAATTCTTCCGCCGGTCCAATCCCCAACCTAATACAACCACCAGAAACTTTTTGACCTAAGCTATTTTCACCCTCTCTGGCTCCATTGGGCCAAATCGGCAATTCGTGAAAACCTAAATTCCAGCCTTTTGGACTCTGATAATATTCCATCCAATAAGGCATCCAAAGATGGCAGATTTTTGACCAGGCCTTTAAATTTTTACTTAAAATTGAAAATTCGCCTTTTGGCGTTTCATAGCCGCTGCGGCCGGTTGAAACTATATTTCGGCCCAACAACAATCCATCTTGATAGTATGACAAATTTTGTTCTGATAAATCAATTTCTACATATTTCTCTAAATCTTCCCTGCCAACCGGCGTATAATTTGGAACTGATAAAATCTCTTGATCAATATTTAAATTATCAAAATTCCCAATAACAGACTGGACTCCGCCCCGAAAATTGGAATCAAATACAAACAATTCATTCATTAAACTACCATAACCATCAAAAACACGCAAATGCGGACCAGCCAAGCGTCCGGCGCCAACAATAATTTCCTCTCTGCCATCACCATCTTTATCCTTGCAAGCCAGATTAATACCGCCAAAAAAATCATCTCCATACACCATAAATTCATTAATCAAACTCCCATCAGCCCGAAAAATCTTCACCCAGGGCTTCTCGCCTTTGCCGCCAGCCACAATAATTTCCGAAACTCCGTCCCCGCCCAAGTCAACGGTTTCTAAATCAAAATCTTTTTTTAAATCAGAAACTATAAATCCGCCACCCAAAAAATTACCTTCTTTGGCAAAAAAGTTTATACTAACACCCTTATTAGTCAGACAACCAGTGATAATCTCATTTTTACCGTCGCGATTTATGTCGCCACAAGCCACTTTGACGCCAGTCTGGCTCTGCTCATCACCAGCGAAAAATCCAACTGTAAGTTTTGGCTGACCATAACCATTAAAAACTCTAACATGGGGGCTGCCTCCAAAACCCGCGCCAGTAATAATTTCATCTTTAGCATCCCCGTCTAAATCGCAAGCTGTAATATTAACTCCGCCCTCAAAATCTTCCCCGTATGCTAAAAACCGATTAATTTCTGTGCCATCGACTCGCAGAATATAAACCATTGGCCGATTATACTCGCCGCTAGCAATGGCGATTTCGTCAATGCCGTCGCCGCCTAAATCAAGGCGGGTGATGTCAAAACTTGAAAGATTACCCAGGGGATGCTCGCTTAGTAAGTTTAAATGAGAATTAAAAATTTTTATTTGGGGCGTGAAAGCGGCCAAAACAAAATTATTCGGCAATATAAAAAAGAAAACAAAGATAATTAACAATATTTTATTTTCTAGTCGTACTCTTGACATTTATGTTACTTTACGATAAGTTATTGATATTGTTCACGATGTAAAACTTTCTACTAACCGAAAGGAGAAAAAAATGGCCGAGGTATCAGTAGTTAATACTATAGGTAAAGGGAAGGCATGGGCTTCTATTTGCATTGAAGGCAACTTAAGTAAGGCGAATTTAAAAAAAAGAGCCATGGAGTCCGTAGGACTGTCTCCTGAACTTTTAAGCCACCTGTGTGATATTGAAGTTAGGGATGTCAATAAATATCTAACAAGAAGGATTGCTAGTGACTGTACGATATTTATCGTAAGCTCAAGTAAACCTAGTGAGGGCAATCCTTTCGACGACCTTTTTGGGGATTTCTTCAAACGATGAATTGAAAACAGGCAACACTCAAAACAAGGAGGAGAAATTAGATATGCAAGCAAAAATAAGGGATTTTTTAAGGGGTGGAAAAGGAGAGGTTACCATTCGTTTTGATGATAAAGATTTAGCAAGGTTACCATGCGATTGCGAGTATGACCCCGCCTTATGCGGGAAAGACGGCAATGAAGTGCTGGTGGTAAGGAAAATTGAAGTACAAAGCGATGATGGCTCTTGGGAACCTTATCCAAGTGTAACTTGGCTTGACGGAGTTGAAAGTGAAGAACAGCTGGCCACTAAAGTTTTAGTCCAAAAGACCGACGAAGAAGGGTTTAACATTATGGCTTCAACCGATGGGGTTCCAGACGGGAAACTAATGTGTGAGGCTGAGGGGGCCGGCATTTATACGGAAACCATAGGCTGACAGAGCTGAAACTACTCTGTCGACTCTGCGAATAGCTCCTTGAACCTGGCAGGTGTGTGCCTAGTGCATGCGCTTGCCATTTTTTTTATTGTAACGGACAGCGGACTAGCAGCTGAAGCGAAAGCGGAGGCTGCGCTCGCGGTCAACAAGCGCGCCCTCCGCTATCGCTATGGGCGCTACTCCAACTCTGATTTCGGGCGCTACTCCGTCGTCGTAAATGCTAAATGAAAAATGTCAAATGAAAAATGAAAATATATAGCCAAGAATACACCCCACAGAAATCGGCGGCAAAGCCGGCACTGGCTTGCGCTCGGGCCGGGTTAGAAACACAAAATGAATAAAAGCCAGACCTAGTAAAGCGCCAACTATGATTAAGATAGAAGCTACTAAACTTTGACGCAGGGCCGAGACCGCGAAAATAATTGGGAAGGCTATATCCCCGGTTCCTAAAAAAATATGGTCTGGACTGGCTTGCGTCTGCGACATTCTGGTCGCTAAACCCCTCATCCTTTTGGGAATAATAATCGCAAAATAAACCCCCCGCTGAACCAATCCTTTAAACATGGCTACCATGTGCTTGGTTTTCCAAACTGCAATCATATCGTAGATTGAAAGAAAGATTAAAATTATAATCACATGGCTCGGCTTAACTGACAAGCCTAAGGCCACGCTGGCGCCAACAACTGCCAGGCTAAGCCCCAGGTTATGCGTCAGCACCCGGGGAAAAGCATAGCGCAGGAGTAAAATTAGGAAAGAAAAAATGGCTGATATAAATTCATCAAACCAGATGTTAAAAACAAAAAAGGAGCCAAAGAAAAGCAAAAAAACATAAAAAAATTTAAATGGCTTTTTACCTTTTATAAACTTGACTGCCAAATAAAGCGCTAGCGAAGCAACCAAAAAATAAATAATAAAATACCACCAGGTGATTGGCTCAACTGATTGCTGAACCAGGGCTTGCCTGCTTGCTGGCATTTTAGAAAAAGTCAAACCGCAAAACAGCCCAAAAATTTGGACGAGGAGGAAAAGGATGACTTCGAAAAAGAAG from the Patescibacteria group bacterium genome contains:
- a CDS encoding slipin family protein, yielding MTTTYYIIIAIVVFIIASLRQINQYEKGVMFTMGRYTGTKSAGWRIVWPVFQRMKKVDMRVKAVDVPDQEAITRDNVSVRVNAVIYYKVSDASKAEIEVENFYYAVSQLAQTTMRNVVGEVTLDELLSNRDQISNRIREIVDVATDPWGIKVDNVDLKDVTLPEEMKRTIGKQAEAEREKRAVIIKAEGEVIAADNMSKAAKILSESPGALHLRTLQSINDISSDKSNTIVFTIPLEILKAFSGYKE
- a CDS encoding epoxyqueuosine reductase QueH, translating into MLLHTCCATCLAGVIEQLKNTHEVACYFYNPNIHPMEEYKRRLADVKKYCKKLGIPMIEGEYDKERWFKITKGLETEPEGGQRCIKCYTMRLEETARFACEVRSRDLTHPEKGRQGPLTLPSGYDIFGTTLTTSPHKKAEIINPIGVKLVKKYGIKFLEADFKKRDGFKCACETADRQGFYRQNYCGCIYSKTKIASA
- a CDS encoding NUDIX domain-containing protein, whose protein sequence is MPQEYSAGAVIFHRAGETIKYLLLRYISEATGEPGYWGFAKGHIEAGEEVKVTVVREVEEETGLRNVVFVGDILSKDEYFFRRKGPAGKTQTVHKEVIYYLVESKTDQAAIPPDSHEHCELVWLSYEKAVERATHENSKMILGKANDILVRGT
- a CDS encoding L,D-transpeptidase: MSRVRLENKILLIIFVFFFILPNNFVLAAFTPQIKIFNSHLNLLSEHPLGNLSSFDITRLDLGGDGIDEIAIASGEYNRPMVYILRVDGTEINRFLAYGEDFEGGVNITACDLDGDAKDEIITGAGFGGSPHVRVFNGYGQPKLTVGFFAGDEQSQTGVKVACGDINRDGKNEIITGCLTNKGVSINFFAKEGNFLGGGFIVSDLKKDFDLETVDLGGDGVSEIIVAGGKGEKPWVKIFRADGSLINEFMVYGDDFFGGINLACKDKDGDGREEIIVGAGRLAGPHLRVFDGYGSLMNELFVFDSNFRGGVQSVIGNFDNLNIDQEILSVPNYTPVGREDLEKYVEIDLSEQNLSYYQDGLLLGRNIVSTGRSGYETPKGEFSILSKNLKAWSKICHLWMPYWMEYYQSPKGWNLGFHELPIWPNGAREGENSLGQKVSGGCIRLGIGPAEELYNWAEIGTPVIIHE